Proteins encoded by one window of Arachis ipaensis cultivar K30076 chromosome B04, Araip1.1, whole genome shotgun sequence:
- the LOC110270723 gene encoding uncharacterized protein LOC110270723, which translates to MSQPSNAKHCCFSGLLHTLLCDGNGNFSDQIIESYEIQKVHPKNKSAMANAASTPGVIARLMGLDSMPSNSNLEFKKTIPDSEFVDYMLEFDNASQSNHRRAKISASYREVSELFRHKNSREVLVLCWDSGRGDSNDEKKSRKFCKLKNEPRIVKNGCSSKVRRSYKDANCIYRKSDCGSWSSTKLKNKQIEELLELKQMKNMRKQWSQKKIESEYIPVSILDINDYKYLYGPDFLDYTNPLMSPTM; encoded by the exons ATGTCTCAACCATCAAATGCAAAACATTGTTGTTTCTCTGGTTTGTTACACACCCTTCTTTGTGATGGAAATGGAAACTTTTCTGATCAAATCATAGAATCATATGAAATACAAAAAGTGCATCCAAAAAATAAGAGTGCAATGGCTAATGCAGCTTCTACACCAGGAGTGATAGCAAGGTTGATGGGGTTAGATTCAATGCCAAGTAATTCCAACCTGGAATTTAAAAAAACCATCCCAGATTCTGAATTTGTGGATTACATGTTGGAGTTTGATAATGCAAGCCAATCCAACCATCGCCGAGCGAAAATCTCGGCTTCATACAGGGAGGTTTCTGAATTATTTCGGCACAAGAACAGCCGCGAAGTTCTTGTGCTGTGTTGGGATAGTGGAAGAGGAGATAGTAATGATGAAAAGAAGAGCAGGAAATTTTGCAAGCTGAAAAATGAGCCTAGAATTGTAAAAAATGGTTGTTCTTCAAAGGTTAGAAGAAGTTACAAAGATGCTAATTGCATTTACAGAAAGAGTGATTGTGGGTCATGGTCAAGCACTAAATTGAAAAATAAGCAGATTGAAGAACTCCTTGAATTAAAGCAAATGAAAAATATGAGAAAGCAATGGTCACAAAAGAAGATAGAGAGTGAATATATTCCAGTTTCAATCCTAGACATCAATGATTATAAATACCTTTATGGACCTGATTTTCTAG ATTACACAAATCCCTTAATGTCACCAACAATGTGA